One Lysinibacillus fusiformis genomic window carries:
- the dnaE gene encoding DNA polymerase III subunit alpha, with amino-acid sequence MTHVYTQMHTSADLLKSTIRLEQLIPFLQEQNTQACAIVNSKLYGLLPFCKAMQQASIHAVLGLTVNVQWQETVIPVVLYAQTQEGYQHLLKISSAVSIKENEVLPWKWLEGYSAGCLAMLRADSSTELDEWTMVVSALHHVFAERFYVGIARPAGIVSEKETAISLWCEAENIRIVATQESYFLRPEDHFAFEVARAIDQGEKLGDTMLTAHLQGHFVPTSEEWHAWFGDRPEWLEASSMMLASCSAKIPEVHVQMPKYPVPADETAESLLIKEAFSGLAVHLQQDEIPTPYRERLHYELDVICSMGYADYFLIVADFMRFAKEKHILTGPGRGSSASSLVAYSLSITRVDPLEYGLLFERFLNPDRVTLPDIDIDFVDSKRQTVIQYVAQKYGKANVAQIITFGTLSAKAVARDVARVFSFEAELLEKISKMIPNKPGMTIQRAVAESQNFQGWLAESEYHRRWYEVALKLEGLPRNSSTHAAGIVLSPTPLVNTVPIENGHDGIYLTQWPMGDVEDRGLVKMDFLGLRNLTILEQIRWSIYKSGGPWIEFNLIPMQDEKTFQLLQIGDTVGIFQLESEGMKQALRDIQPTHFLDIVAVNALYRPGPMDFISVYARRKAGKEPVIMPHPILEPILKETFGVIVYQEQIMRIASVMAGFTMGQADLLRRAVSKKKREVLEQQRAAFVSGANKQGFDSNIAEEVYALIVRFADYGFPKSHAVAYSIISYHMAYLKAHFPQSFYAALLSNATGNADKIQQLVVEAKEKGMPFYPPSLQQSTKFFTVENGGIRYSLSGVKGVPQPFIEKILALRKTNQDAFNNLFDMAVALSAQHFKPKVMESLIFAGALDYLGKDRAVLLTTLEAALKQAELLRPTEDIDLETATAFDFGKPKYMEAQAMSQKEILQHEKESLGFYITAHPVTEERAFWRDVNASCRELKNMREGTYVKLIGLIEEVKKIRTKKGEQMAFVQLQDEFGTVSVTLFPQVFQLVEEMLLEDALLYIEGSLELRFGKPQVKAKHAQTTRKI; translated from the coding sequence TTGACACATGTGTATACACAAATGCATACGAGCGCGGATTTATTGAAAAGTACGATTCGACTTGAGCAATTGATCCCTTTTTTACAAGAGCAAAATACACAGGCCTGTGCAATCGTCAATTCGAAGTTGTACGGGCTTTTGCCTTTTTGTAAAGCAATGCAGCAGGCGAGTATCCATGCTGTTTTAGGGCTAACAGTGAATGTGCAGTGGCAGGAAACTGTGATTCCTGTTGTTTTGTATGCACAGACACAAGAAGGCTACCAACATCTATTAAAGATTAGTAGTGCCGTTTCAATAAAAGAAAACGAAGTATTACCTTGGAAATGGCTTGAAGGCTATTCGGCGGGCTGTTTGGCAATGCTTCGTGCAGATAGCTCAACGGAGTTAGATGAATGGACGATGGTTGTGAGTGCGCTACATCATGTCTTTGCAGAGCGTTTTTATGTAGGTATTGCGAGACCAGCAGGTATTGTTTCAGAAAAGGAAACAGCTATTTCATTATGGTGTGAGGCTGAAAACATAAGAATTGTTGCAACACAGGAAAGCTACTTTTTACGCCCAGAAGATCATTTTGCCTTTGAGGTTGCCAGAGCTATTGATCAAGGAGAAAAGCTCGGTGATACAATGTTAACGGCCCATTTACAAGGGCATTTTGTACCAACTAGTGAAGAGTGGCATGCATGGTTTGGAGATCGTCCAGAATGGCTTGAAGCAAGTTCGATGATGCTCGCAAGCTGTAGCGCGAAAATTCCAGAGGTCCATGTCCAAATGCCAAAATATCCTGTACCAGCGGATGAAACAGCTGAAAGTTTACTTATAAAAGAAGCTTTTTCAGGACTTGCTGTACACCTACAACAGGACGAAATACCAACACCTTATCGCGAACGACTTCATTATGAATTAGATGTTATTTGTTCGATGGGCTATGCGGATTATTTTTTAATCGTTGCTGATTTTATGCGCTTCGCCAAAGAAAAACATATTTTAACAGGTCCAGGGCGTGGTTCATCTGCAAGCTCACTTGTTGCTTATAGTTTATCCATAACCCGTGTCGATCCACTTGAATATGGTTTATTATTTGAACGTTTTTTAAATCCTGATCGAGTTACATTACCTGATATAGATATCGATTTTGTTGATAGCAAAAGACAAACAGTTATCCAATACGTCGCTCAAAAATACGGTAAGGCAAATGTAGCGCAAATCATTACCTTTGGAACATTGTCTGCAAAAGCTGTTGCCAGAGACGTAGCACGTGTTTTTAGTTTTGAGGCAGAATTACTGGAAAAAATCTCGAAAATGATTCCTAATAAACCAGGGATGACGATACAAAGAGCCGTAGCAGAATCTCAGAATTTTCAAGGTTGGCTGGCTGAAAGTGAGTACCATCGTCGTTGGTATGAAGTGGCATTAAAGCTTGAGGGTTTACCGAGAAATTCCTCTACACATGCGGCTGGTATTGTACTATCACCAACACCGTTAGTGAATACTGTACCGATTGAAAATGGGCATGATGGTATTTATTTAACGCAATGGCCAATGGGCGATGTTGAGGACAGAGGACTAGTGAAAATGGACTTTTTAGGCTTACGCAATTTAACGATATTGGAACAAATACGTTGGTCAATTTATAAATCAGGAGGGCCTTGGATTGAATTCAATCTTATCCCAATGCAAGATGAGAAGACATTTCAGCTATTACAAATTGGTGATACGGTGGGGATATTCCAATTAGAATCTGAAGGGATGAAACAAGCATTACGTGATATTCAACCGACCCATTTTTTGGATATTGTGGCTGTCAATGCACTTTATCGTCCAGGTCCGATGGATTTTATATCAGTCTATGCACGACGAAAAGCAGGTAAAGAACCTGTTATAATGCCACATCCGATACTGGAACCAATTTTGAAAGAGACGTTTGGTGTCATTGTCTATCAGGAGCAAATTATGCGCATTGCTTCAGTCATGGCTGGATTTACAATGGGACAGGCTGATTTGTTGCGCCGTGCGGTTAGTAAGAAAAAACGTGAGGTCCTAGAGCAGCAACGTGCCGCATTTGTCAGTGGTGCGAATAAGCAAGGTTTTGATAGCAACATTGCAGAAGAGGTGTATGCGTTAATTGTGCGCTTTGCGGACTATGGATTTCCGAAAAGTCACGCGGTGGCCTATAGTATCATCTCTTATCATATGGCTTATTTAAAGGCGCATTTCCCCCAAAGTTTCTATGCTGCGTTATTATCGAATGCAACTGGCAATGCGGATAAAATTCAGCAGCTTGTCGTGGAAGCAAAGGAAAAAGGCATGCCATTTTACCCACCTTCTTTACAGCAAAGTACAAAGTTTTTTACTGTTGAAAATGGTGGTATTCGCTATAGTTTATCGGGCGTTAAAGGCGTGCCACAACCGTTTATAGAGAAAATACTAGCTTTACGAAAAACAAATCAAGATGCCTTTAATAATTTATTTGATATGGCGGTTGCTTTAAGTGCGCAGCATTTTAAACCAAAAGTGATGGAGTCTTTAATTTTTGCTGGAGCACTTGATTATTTAGGGAAGGATCGTGCGGTGTTGTTGACGACTTTAGAGGCGGCTCTGAAGCAAGCAGAGCTCTTGCGCCCAACGGAGGATATTGATCTTGAAACAGCTACAGCTTTTGACTTCGGTAAACCGAAGTATATGGAGGCACAAGCAATGTCACAAAAGGAAATATTGCAACACGAGAAAGAAAGTCTGGGCTTTTATATAACAGCACATCCTGTCACTGAGGAAAGAGCATTTTGGCGTGATGTGAATGCTTCGTGCCGTGAGCTGAAAAATATGCGTGAGGGCACGTATGTAAAATTGATTGGCTTGATTGAAGAGGTGAAAAAAATCCGCACAAAAAAAGGGGAGCAAATGGCTTTTGTTCAGCTCCAAGATGAATTTGGTACTGTATCAGTGACATTGTTCCCTCAGGTTTTTCAGTTAGTCGAGGAAATGTTGTTGGAGGATGCATTGCTTTACATTGAAGGATCACTGGAACTGCGTT
- a CDS encoding DHH family phosphoesterase produces MKRQIIDTIASYETIVIHRHVRPDPDAYGSQIGLKELLLANYPEKKVYAVGEHDTSLSFLAMPDQIEDDVYKDALVIVTDTANTERVDDQRYTKGKMVIKIDHHPNDDVYGDLLWVDTTASSCSEMIYELFEEGKEVANWTLSDAAARLLFGGIVGDTGRFQFPSTTVKTFKIAGELITYDFDRNQIFDGMYEMERKLLNLQGYIYQHFQMDENGAAYVKLTKELLAEYNVVPSEASLLVGCLGSVKGICAWVVFIEEHSQIRVRLRSKGPIINTLAKEFNGGGHPLASGATAYSWEEADSVTKRLQEICQAY; encoded by the coding sequence TTGAAAAGACAAATCATTGACACAATTGCTTCATATGAAACTATCGTTATTCATCGACATGTACGCCCTGATCCCGATGCATATGGGTCGCAAATTGGCTTGAAGGAGCTACTTTTAGCGAATTACCCAGAAAAGAAAGTATACGCAGTGGGTGAACACGATACGTCCTTGTCGTTTTTAGCAATGCCAGATCAAATTGAAGACGATGTCTATAAAGATGCACTAGTCATTGTGACGGATACCGCGAACACTGAACGAGTAGATGATCAACGCTACACGAAAGGCAAGATGGTCATTAAAATTGATCATCATCCGAATGATGATGTGTATGGTGACTTACTGTGGGTTGATACGACAGCGAGTTCATGCAGTGAAATGATTTATGAGCTTTTTGAGGAAGGCAAAGAAGTAGCTAACTGGACCCTATCTGATGCAGCAGCAAGATTATTATTTGGTGGAATTGTTGGTGATACTGGTCGCTTCCAATTCCCGAGCACAACTGTAAAAACCTTTAAAATTGCTGGCGAGCTCATTACATATGATTTTGATCGAAATCAAATCTTCGATGGTATGTATGAAATGGAGCGTAAACTATTAAATTTACAAGGCTATATTTATCAGCACTTCCAAATGGATGAAAACGGTGCAGCTTACGTCAAGCTTACCAAGGAATTACTTGCAGAGTATAATGTGGTGCCATCAGAAGCATCACTTTTAGTAGGCTGTCTTGGAAGTGTAAAGGGGATCTGTGCCTGGGTAGTATTTATTGAAGAACACAGTCAAATTCGCGTACGTTTACGTTCAAAAGGTCCAATTATTAATACATTGGCTAAGGAATTTAATGGTGGTGGACATCCGCTTGCTTCAGGTGCAACAGCGTATTCTTGGGAAGAGGCGGACAGCGTTACAAAACGTTTACAGGAAATCTGTCAGGCATATTAA
- a CDS encoding YtpI family protein, translated as MLNLIFVFAIIISFVFYFYFKTRQIRSTLPIAKNWYKSKANVGLGAFILLFALNQAYLFPSTYTFIIVAILVVLGIFVILENVKKVRHYGQYVKEEFRINQ; from the coding sequence ATGCTCAATTTAATTTTTGTGTTTGCGATTATCATATCGTTTGTATTTTATTTTTATTTTAAAACTAGACAGATTCGTTCTACGTTACCAATCGCTAAAAATTGGTATAAAAGCAAAGCAAACGTAGGACTAGGCGCATTTATCTTATTATTCGCCTTAAACCAAGCGTATTTATTCCCTAGTACGTATACTTTTATTATTGTAGCAATTCTTGTCGTTTTAGGCATCTTTGTTATTTTAGAGAATGTTAAAAAGGTTCGTCACTATGGGCAATATGTGAAAGAAGAATTCCGCATTAACCAATAA
- a CDS encoding DRTGG domain-containing protein: MSTKHEKILQYIESLPVGDKISVRQIAKEMQVSEGTAYRAIKEAENRRLVSSIERVGTIRIEKKKKENIERLTFAEIVNIVDGQVLGGKSGLHKTLTKFVIGAMQLEDMMRYTDAGSLLIVGNRIRAHENALRAGAAVLITGGFDTTEDNKQLADSLDLPIISTSYDTFTVATMINRAIYDQLIKKDILFIEDIYVPMTDTSVLRNDATIHHFHKLNERTTHGAFPVVTMNNKLVGMVTVKDVIGREEDELIEKVMTKNPIAGSMKMSVASAGHRMIWEGIDLLPIVNDDNVLQGVISRQDVLKALQLAQRQPQHGETIDDLVKNEMKVLGDEDLIVEFKVTPQMTNQYGAISYGAFTTLLAEVGSFALKRRKRGDAVAENMTIYFIKPVQMESTLTVKPRILDMSRKFVKMDFEVFNHQVLVGKAMMMFQLLER; the protein is encoded by the coding sequence TTGTCTACAAAACATGAGAAGATTTTACAATACATCGAGTCACTACCCGTGGGCGATAAAATTTCAGTACGTCAAATTGCAAAAGAAATGCAAGTGAGTGAAGGAACGGCTTACCGTGCGATTAAAGAAGCGGAAAATCGTCGTTTAGTGAGTTCCATTGAACGTGTTGGTACGATTCGTATTGAAAAGAAAAAGAAAGAAAACATCGAGCGATTAACTTTTGCAGAAATTGTTAATATTGTAGATGGCCAAGTCTTAGGTGGTAAATCGGGTCTACATAAAACATTAACAAAATTTGTTATTGGTGCGATGCAATTAGAAGACATGATGCGATATACGGATGCAGGTAGCTTACTCATCGTAGGTAACCGTATTAGAGCACATGAAAATGCGCTACGAGCAGGTGCTGCGGTATTAATCACAGGTGGTTTTGATACAACAGAGGATAACAAACAGCTAGCTGATTCATTAGATTTACCGATCATTTCAACGAGCTACGATACTTTTACAGTAGCGACAATGATTAACCGAGCAATTTATGACCAGTTAATCAAAAAAGATATATTATTTATTGAGGACATTTATGTTCCTATGACGGATACATCTGTGCTTCGAAATGATGCAACAATACATCATTTCCATAAGCTGAACGAGCGTACGACGCATGGTGCATTCCCTGTCGTAACAATGAATAATAAGCTGGTCGGTATGGTAACGGTAAAAGACGTTATTGGTCGGGAAGAAGACGAGCTTATTGAAAAGGTCATGACGAAAAACCCAATTGCGGGGTCTATGAAAATGAGTGTTGCTTCAGCAGGACACCGTATGATTTGGGAAGGCATTGACCTACTGCCGATTGTGAATGATGATAATGTTTTACAAGGAGTTATTAGTCGTCAAGATGTACTAAAGGCATTACAACTTGCACAACGTCAACCTCAGCACGGAGAGACAATTGATGATTTAGTAAAGAATGAGATGAAGGTACTTGGCGATGAGGATTTAATCGTGGAGTTTAAAGTGACACCGCAAATGACAAACCAATATGGAGCGATTTCTTACGGAGCATTTACAACTCTACTTGCTGAGGTTGGTTCATTTGCATTGAAGCGTCGTAAACGTGGAGATGCAGTGGCAGAAAACATGACCATTTATTTCATCAAGCCTGTGCAAATGGAAAGCACGCTTACTGTTAAACCTCGAATATTAGATATGAGTCGTAAGTTCGTTAAAATGGACTTCGAAGTATTTAATCATCAAGTGCTTGTCGGTAAAGCAATGATGATGTTCCAATTATTGGAGCGTTAA
- a CDS encoding metal-dependent hydrolase — translation MEISYHGHSVVKIQTNDKTILIDPFINGNGQTDLKVAEEAPDIILLTHGHNDHVGDTVELAKKKDALVIAPYELANWISWQGVKAHPMHIGGARDFDFGKVKFTQAFHGSSYTTENNEIIYMGMPAGILLFIEGLTIYHAGDTALFSDMKLIGERHPIDIAFLPIGDNFTMGPEDAAYAVSFLKPKIVVPVHYNTFPPIEQNPQLFADLVQNAEVQILKAGEKVNCS, via the coding sequence ATGGAAATAAGTTATCATGGACATTCTGTAGTCAAAATTCAGACAAATGACAAGACGATATTAATTGATCCTTTTATTAATGGAAATGGACAAACTGATTTAAAGGTAGCTGAAGAGGCACCGGATATTATTTTACTTACACATGGGCATAATGACCATGTAGGTGATACAGTGGAGCTGGCCAAGAAAAAGGATGCACTTGTCATTGCACCATATGAGCTGGCAAACTGGATTTCATGGCAAGGCGTAAAAGCGCATCCGATGCATATTGGCGGTGCCAGAGATTTTGATTTTGGAAAAGTGAAATTTACGCAAGCTTTCCATGGCTCCTCATATACAACAGAGAATAATGAAATTATTTATATGGGTATGCCAGCGGGAATTTTACTATTTATCGAAGGTCTAACGATTTATCATGCAGGTGATACGGCATTATTTAGCGATATGAAACTAATAGGTGAACGACATCCTATTGATATAGCGTTTTTACCAATTGGGGACAATTTTACAATGGGGCCAGAGGATGCGGCTTATGCCGTTTCGTTCTTAAAGCCAAAAATTGTCGTACCAGTGCATTATAATACATTCCCTCCTATCGAACAGAATCCTCAACTTTTTGCAGATTTAGTTCAGAATGCGGAGGTTCAAATTTTAAAAGCGGGTGAAAAAGTAAACTGTTCCTAA
- a CDS encoding M24 family metallopeptidase: protein MSKVEEIQSYLQQNQIDAAFITTPDNVFYVSGFKSNPHERLLGVVIFKESEPFLICPQMEIPDAKDAGWPYEVIGHQDTENAMEILAQAIKGRNEYPATFAIEKAQLIVERLEALQHSFPQASFVRLDEKINAMRVIKDEDELNKLRKAAELADYAIEVGCKEIAEGKTEMEILTAIESAIQEKGCKMSFETMVLSGPKTASPHGKPGARKVAKGDMVLFDLGVIYEGYCSDITRTVAFGEPTDAQKEIYHAVLAANTNAVAAVKPGVRAMDLDKIARDTINDAGYGEYFTHRLGHGLGISVHEFPSVTGANDMTMEPGMVFTIEPGIYKSDVTGVRIEDDVVVTNEGVEVLTKFPKELIIL from the coding sequence ATGTCAAAGGTTGAAGAAATCCAAAGCTATTTACAACAAAATCAAATTGATGCCGCTTTTATAACGACACCAGATAATGTCTTTTACGTTTCAGGCTTTAAAAGCAATCCCCATGAAAGATTACTAGGTGTGGTGATTTTTAAAGAGTCTGAACCCTTTTTAATTTGTCCACAAATGGAAATCCCAGATGCAAAGGATGCCGGTTGGCCATATGAAGTAATTGGTCACCAAGATACAGAAAATGCAATGGAAATACTTGCACAGGCTATCAAGGGGCGCAATGAATATCCAGCAACATTTGCCATTGAAAAAGCACAGCTCATCGTAGAACGTTTAGAAGCTTTACAACACTCATTCCCACAGGCAAGCTTTGTTCGCCTTGACGAGAAAATTAATGCGATGCGTGTTATCAAAGATGAAGATGAGTTAAATAAGTTGCGAAAAGCTGCTGAACTAGCAGATTATGCTATTGAAGTTGGCTGTAAAGAGATAGCTGAAGGCAAAACAGAAATGGAAATTTTAACTGCCATTGAAAGTGCTATTCAAGAAAAGGGTTGTAAGATGTCCTTTGAAACAATGGTGTTAAGTGGTCCTAAAACGGCTTCACCACACGGTAAGCCAGGTGCCCGTAAAGTAGCGAAAGGCGATATGGTATTATTCGACCTTGGTGTTATTTACGAGGGCTATTGCTCTGATATTACACGTACTGTTGCATTTGGCGAACCTACTGATGCACAGAAAGAAATATATCATGCAGTACTAGCGGCTAATACAAATGCAGTTGCAGCCGTAAAACCAGGTGTTCGTGCTATGGACTTAGATAAAATTGCACGTGACACAATTAATGACGCTGGCTACGGTGAATATTTCACTCATCGCCTCGGTCATGGTCTCGGCATTTCTGTACACGAATTCCCTTCTGTTACAGGTGCAAATGATATGACGATGGAGCCAGGTATGGTTTTCACAATTGAGCCAGGTATTTACAAATCTGATGTAACTGGTGTTCGTATCGAAGATGATGTCGTTGTCACAAATGAGGGAGTAGAAGTACTTACAAAATTCCCAAAAGAATTAATTATTCTGTAG